The following are from one region of the Aequoribacter fuscus genome:
- the lysS gene encoding lysine--tRNA ligase: MSEQVKPQDENKLIAERRQKLASLREQGVAFPNDFRRTAYAGDLQTRFGSESKEALEQADQQFAVVGRLIRNRGAFLLIQEESGQIQLYINRQALSEETLAQIKTWDLGDIVAAKGPLHKSGKGDLYINMEEARLLTKSLRPLPDKYHGLADQELRYRQRYVDLIVNDDVRARFKLRSKIVAYIRDFMEARGFMEVETPMMQVIPGGATAKPFVTHHNALDLDMYLRIAPELYLKRLTVGGFERVFEINRNFRNEGLSTRHNPEFTMLEYYWAYADYRDAMLLTEQMLQGLVGDVLGATTIDYQGHTLDFSGEFDRFTVFDSILAHNPTLSAEQLADMAQACAFAESLGIDVKPTWGLGKVQIEIFEKTVEHRLIQPTFITAYPTEVSPLARRSDSDPFVTDRFEFFVAGRELANGFSELNDAEDQAERFKAQVAEKDAGDEEAMHFDADYIRALEYGMPPTAGEGIGIDRLVMLLTDSPSIRDVLLFPHMRPE, from the coding sequence ATGTCTGAACAGGTGAAACCCCAAGATGAGAACAAGCTTATTGCCGAGCGCCGCCAAAAGTTGGCGAGTCTGCGTGAGCAGGGCGTAGCCTTTCCGAACGATTTCCGACGTACGGCCTACGCCGGTGATTTGCAGACCCGGTTTGGTTCAGAGAGCAAAGAAGCGCTGGAGCAAGCAGATCAGCAGTTTGCTGTTGTGGGTCGTTTAATTCGTAATCGCGGCGCCTTTTTGCTGATTCAAGAAGAGAGTGGGCAAATTCAGCTTTACATCAATCGTCAGGCCTTGAGTGAGGAAACGCTTGCTCAGATTAAAACTTGGGACTTGGGCGATATTGTCGCCGCTAAGGGCCCTTTGCATAAATCGGGCAAGGGCGATTTGTACATCAATATGGAAGAGGCGCGGCTGCTGACCAAATCACTGCGTCCACTACCCGACAAATACCACGGTTTAGCAGACCAAGAGCTGCGTTATCGACAGCGCTATGTCGACTTGATCGTTAATGACGACGTCCGTGCTCGCTTTAAATTGCGTTCAAAAATTGTGGCCTATATTCGCGATTTCATGGAAGCGCGCGGTTTTATGGAAGTCGAAACTCCCATGATGCAGGTGATTCCCGGTGGTGCAACTGCCAAGCCCTTTGTGACGCATCACAATGCGCTGGATTTAGACATGTATCTTCGCATCGCCCCTGAGCTGTACTTGAAGCGTCTAACCGTGGGTGGGTTTGAAAGAGTCTTCGAGATCAACCGCAACTTCCGTAACGAAGGTTTGAGCACACGACATAACCCAGAGTTTACGATGTTAGAGTACTACTGGGCTTACGCTGACTACCGCGATGCCATGCTGCTCACTGAGCAAATGTTGCAGGGTTTGGTAGGCGATGTGCTGGGGGCCACCACCATCGACTATCAGGGGCACACCCTAGATTTTTCTGGGGAGTTTGACCGCTTTACGGTGTTCGATTCGATTTTGGCTCACAACCCGACTCTCAGTGCAGAGCAGTTAGCTGACATGGCTCAAGCGTGTGCTTTTGCAGAAAGCTTAGGCATCGATGTCAAGCCGACATGGGGACTTGGTAAAGTACAAATCGAGATTTTCGAAAAAACGGTAGAACATCGACTGATTCAGCCTACCTTTATCACGGCTTATCCTACCGAGGTGTCGCCTTTGGCTCGCCGCAGCGACAGCGATCCGTTTGTGACCGACCGATTCGAGTTTTTTGTCGCCGGGCGAGAACTTGCCAATGGTTTCTCTGAACTGAACGACGCCGAAGATCAAGCCGAGCGCTTCAAAGCCCAAGTCGCCGAGAAGGATGCCGGTGATGAGGAAGCCATGCACTTCGATGCAGACTATATTCGAGCACTAGAATACGGCATGCCGCCAACGGCGGGAGAGGGGATCGGAATCGATCGCTTAGTCATGTTGCTTACTGATAGTCCATCAATTCGCGATGTGCTGCTGTTCCCTCACATGCGTCCTGAGTAA
- the prfB gene encoding peptide chain release factor 2 (programmed frameshift), whose amino-acid sequence METNPLYNQLEDIRARTDVLRGYLDFDERKERLTEVELELGESNVWDDPERAQALGKERAALEAIVVSIETLTEGANDTADLLDLVVAENDVDSLEDIKSEIQKLLAILDELEFRRMFSGEVDENNAYLDIQSGSGGTEAQDWAEMLLRMYLRWGEAKGFKTELIECSAGEVAGIKSATIKFDGDYAFGWLRTETGVHRLVRKSPFDSGNRRHTSFASVFVSPEIDDNIEIEINPADLRVDTYRASGAGGQHVNKTDSAVRLTHLPTGVVVQCQTERSQHQNRDNAMKLLRGKLYELEMLKRSEKQQALEDSKADIGWGSQIRSYVLDQSRIKDLRTGVETSNTQAVLDGAIDMFIQASLKSGLS is encoded by the exons ATGGAAACCAACCCTCTGTACAATCAACTCGAAGATATTCGCGCGCGCACAGACGTGCTCAGGGGGTATCTT GACTTTGATGAGCGTAAAGAGCGTTTAACCGAAGTTGAACTGGAGTTGGGTGAGTCCAATGTGTGGGATGACCCCGAACGCGCCCAGGCCCTGGGTAAAGAGCGGGCCGCACTGGAAGCCATCGTTGTGTCCATCGAGACTCTCACCGAGGGCGCGAATGACACTGCCGATTTGCTGGATCTGGTCGTGGCAGAAAACGATGTCGATTCGTTAGAGGATATTAAATCCGAAATTCAGAAGTTACTGGCGATATTAGATGAGCTGGAGTTTCGCCGCATGTTCTCGGGCGAGGTTGACGAGAACAACGCTTATCTCGATATTCAATCGGGGTCTGGTGGCACCGAAGCGCAAGATTGGGCTGAAATGCTGCTGCGGATGTACTTGCGCTGGGGCGAGGCGAAGGGCTTTAAAACCGAGCTGATTGAATGTTCGGCGGGTGAAGTCGCTGGCATTAAAAGCGCGACCATCAAATTTGATGGGGACTACGCCTTTGGCTGGTTGCGCACCGAAACGGGTGTGCATCGCCTCGTACGAAAATCACCCTTCGATTCGGGAAACCGTCGGCACACATCCTTTGCTTCGGTCTTTGTCTCGCCCGAGATTGACGACAATATCGAAATTGAAATTAACCCAGCCGATCTGCGCGTGGATACCTATCGTGCCTCGGGTGCGGGTGGTCAGCACGTGAACAAAACGGACTCAGCCGTGCGTTTGACGCACTTGCCCACAGGGGTGGTAGTGCAATGTCAGACCGAGCGCTCTCAGCACCAGAACCGTGACAATGCGATGAAATTGCTGCGTGGTAAACTGTACGAACTCGAAATGTTAAAACGCAGTGAGAAACAGCAAGCGTTAGAAGACTCCAAAGCCGACATCGGGTGGGGTAGCCAAATTCGCTCGTATGTTCTTGATCAATCTCGCATCAAAGACCTGCGAACGGGGGTAGAAACCTCAAATACCCAAGCGGTATTAGATGGTGCAATTGATATGTTTATTCAAGCCTCTTTGAAGAGTGGCTTAAGCTAA